A single genomic interval of Kiloniellales bacterium harbors:
- a CDS encoding MerR family transcriptional regulator, protein MATTRRNAKSDAAFRTISEVSQHLEVPQHVLRFWETKFSQVKPLKRGGGRRYYRPEDIQLLQHIRDLLYADGYTIKGVQRLLREGGPRQSETASVAARIEGRSGPAAGPASGLSVEQRRELEALRRELTELREMLRAATQPSPSE, encoded by the coding sequence ATGGCGACAACGCGACGCAATGCAAAATCGGATGCGGCTTTTCGCACGATCAGCGAAGTCTCGCAGCATCTCGAGGTACCGCAGCACGTGCTGCGCTTCTGGGAGACCAAGTTCAGCCAGGTTAAGCCTCTCAAACGGGGCGGGGGGCGGCGCTACTACCGCCCCGAGGACATCCAGCTACTTCAGCACATCCGCGATCTGCTCTACGCCGACGGCTACACGATCAAAGGAGTGCAGCGCCTGCTTCGCGAAGGCGGACCGCGGCAATCTGAGACCGCGTCGGTTGCGGCCCGGATCGAGGGCCGCAGCGGTCCGGCCGCCGGGCCGGCGTCGGGCCTCTCCGTCGAGCAGCGCCGCGAGCTCGAGGCGCTGCGCCGCGAGCTGACCGAGTTGCGCGAGATGCTGCGCGCGGCAACACAGCCGTCCCCCTCCGAATAG